The following proteins are encoded in a genomic region of Glycine soja cultivar W05 chromosome 17, ASM419377v2, whole genome shotgun sequence:
- the LOC114391671 gene encoding probable leucine-rich repeat receptor-like protein kinase At5g63930, which yields MPQQNDVMTSLSATTKPTEVQSPSVTKAVLPTGIAVLVKKIEWEERSSKVASEFIIRLGNARHKNLVRLLGFCHNPHLFYLLYDYLPNGNLAEKMEMKWDWAAKFRTVVGIARGLCFLHHECYPTIPHGDKKASNIVFDENMEPHLVEFGFKQVLRWSKGSSPTTNKWETGVAVSQLEYSRAIGSLMYAMISTRPDIAYAVAKLSRFTSNPSSHHWQAMNRVFKYLKGTIDYGLTYTGFPSVIEGYSDASWITNMEDYSSTSGWVFLLGGGAISWASKKQTCITNSTMESEFVALATASKEAEWLRNLIYEIPLWPKPIPPMSIRKQ from the exons atgccacaacaaaatgatgttatGACAAGCCTCAGTGCCACAACAAAACCTACAGAAGTTCAATCACCATCAGTTACAAAGGCTGTTCTGCCTACAGGAATAGCAGTTTTGGTCAAGAAGATTGAGTGGGAAGAGAGGAGCAGCAAGGTTGCGTCAGAATTTATAATAAGACTGGGAAATGCAAGGCACAAGAATTTAGTCAGATTGTTGGGGTTTTGCCACAACCCGCATCTATTCTATCTTTTGTATGATTACTTGCCTAATGGGAACTTGGCTGAGAAAATGGAAATGAAATGGGATTGGGCTGCAAAATTCAGAACAGTAGTTGGAATTGCTAGAGGACTTTGCTTCCTTCACCATGAATGTTACCCAACTATACCTCATGGTGACAAAAAGGCCAGCAACATTGTATTTGATGAAAATATGGAACCCCATTTGGTAGAATTTGGGTTCAAGCAAGTATTGAGGTGGAGCAAAGGCTCATCACCCACCACAAATAAGTGGGAAACAG GTGTAGCAGTGTCTCAACTTGAATACTCAAGGGCGATAGGATCCCTCATGTATGCAATGATTAGTACTAGGCCTGATATAGCTTATGCTGTTGCTAAACTCAGTAGGTTTACAAGTAATCCTAGTTCTCATCATTGGCAAGCTATGAATAGAGTATTCAAATACTTAAAGGGAACCATTGATTATGGTTTGACATATACTGGATTTCCTTCGGTTATTGAAGGTTATTCTGATGCAAGTTGGATAACCAATATGGAGGATTATTCATCCACAAGTGGTTGGGTATTCCTCCTTGGAGGAGGTGCTATCTCTTGGGCATCCAAGAAACagacctgcattacaaattcaacaatggaatctgaatttgtagcttTAGCAACAGCTAGTAAAGAAGCTGAGTGGCTAAGAAATCTGATCTATGAGATTCCATTGTGGCCCAAACCTATACCTCCCATGTCTATCAG